A section of the Oreochromis aureus strain Israel breed Guangdong linkage group 22, ZZ_aureus, whole genome shotgun sequence genome encodes:
- the LOC120435436 gene encoding uncharacterized protein LOC120435436 → MVLLADMMKGNKRDLPDNIQAAPGVRVMIIRNLDVEDGLVNGTFGTITNIVTTTQDGPKTVNLIGLTLDNQNSGQKFRKKIQGSSDNLVYIEKCEESTSKKGVLRRQFPMKLAFACTAHKVQGMTMESAVVCLKRVFEPGMAYVALSRTTSLKGLYITDFDERKIYADPAITDALKNMRHASFENARPLLQFLKSVVPTVPTLTIIHHNAQGLPTHMEDMRCHHELSLADVLCITETHLSGSSVSPRFQLEQYNMATRNRHVSYTNHTDMAKVNGGGVAMYYKTVLIAESRKYLQNVTDLEFVVIKVESPVTALIATVYRPPNYSHVRFLPQMQCLLDSLEMMNCQPIIVCGDFNEDLMSRGKKPIQELFQSRGYAQLITAATTEKHID, encoded by the coding sequence ATGGTCCTCCTGGCAGATATGATGAAAGGCAACAAAAGAGATTTACCTGATAACATACAAGCTGCACCTGGAGTGCGTGTTATGATTATTAGAAAtttggatgttgaagatgggctTGTTAATGGGACATTTGGAACAATCACGAACATTGTGACAACCACACAGGATGGACCAAAAACTGTGAATCTCATTGGACTTACGCTGGACAATCAAAATTCTGGGCAAAAATTTCGCAAAAAAATACAAGGATCCTCAGACAACCTCGTATATATTGAGAAATGTGAAGAATCTACAAGTAAAAAAGGAGTTCTTCGCAGGCAATTTCCAATGAAGTTGGCCTTTGCATGTACAGCTCACAAAGTACAAGGCATGACAATGGAGTCAGCAGTAGTATGTTTGAAGCGTGTTTTTGAGCCTGGAATGGCCTATGTCGCACTCAGCCGCACAACCTCACTTAAAGGACTGTACATCACAGACTTTGATGAAAGGAAAATCTATGCTGATCCTGCCATCACAGATGCACTCAAAAATATGAGACATGCATCATTTGAGAATGCAAGACCACTGTTGCAATTCTTAAAATCAGTTGTTCCCACAGTCCCCACATTGACAATTATCCATCACAATGCACAAGGTCTCCCAACTCACATGGAGGACATGAGATGCCACCATGAACTCAGCCTTGCTGATGTTTTATGCATAACAGAAACTCACTTGTCTGGATCATCAGTTTCTCCCCGCTTCCAGCTGGAACAGTACAACATGGCCACACGCAACAGACACGTCTCTTACACAAACCATACAGACATGGCAAAGGTAAATGGCGGTGGAGTTGCAATGTACTACAAAACAGTTCTTATAGCAGAGTCTCGAAAATACCTGCAAAATGTGACTGACCTTGAATTTGTTGTTATCAAGGTTGAATCGCCAGTCACAGCTTTGATAGCAACTGTATACAGGCCACCAAATTACAGCCACGTGAGGTTTTTACCACAAATGCAATGTCTTTTGGACTCATTGGAAATGATGAATTGCCAACCAATTATTGTTTGTGGAGATTTCAATGAGGACCTTAtgagcagaggaaaaaaacccatccAAGAACTGTTTCAGTCAAGAGGATATGCACAACTTATTACTGCTGCAACTACCGAAAAACACATTGATTGA